The window AATTCTTAGGAGAGATTGAGAGAGGAGAAAAAGAAGCTTCTGTTATGACCATAATGAAGATTGCTAGAGGACTGGATTTAAAAGATCCGCTAGAACTACTAATAAATGCAGTCAAAAAAGTTTTCCCTACAATAAAAAAAGGTAATCAAGGTGAGGAGTAATAGTAACACAACCAATAAGAATTATGAATAGTATTGGGAAGTGTTACATGTCTGTAAAGTGGAAAAGTAACCTGTCTCATGATTGATTTTCTCGAACTCAAACTTAACATTTTCAAGTAAGAACCGTATATATAGATGCTGGGAATATCAGCAGTGTATAAGCTTACCATTGATGGTAGGCTTTTTTTGTTGCTCTAGATAAAGAAAATTATACAAACTAACATGAGTTCTGTGTCGAATAAAAGTATTTCTATTACAATAATATTGTAAAAAAATGAAGGGAAAAAGAAAAAAATGTCAAATAGAATACTAGAACACATTACTAGTTGGAGGTTTAAATGATGGAAATGTATATTTTTCCGATTCTAGTAATCGGTTTGATTATTTGGGTAAAGAAAAATCAATCAAAATGGTACGGGGCAATAGGAGAGAGAAGAGTAAGGAAAGAAATAGAAAAACTCGAAAGACGATATCCTGGCACTTATCATTCCTATCATGATCTATATATTCCTATATCCGATGGTACGTACTCTCAAATTGACCACCTAATCATTTCTGAATACGGACTGTTTGTACTAGAAACAAAGTTTTATGATGGCTGGATATTCGGATCGGAAAATCAAAAAAATTGGACTCAAGTAATCTATAAAAGAAAGGAAAAATTCCTAAACCCTATTTGGCAAAACAAAGGCCACATTCGTGCGTTAAAAGAATTGTTAGGTGAAGAGGGAGAAAATATCCCGACACACTCTATCATTGTTTTCTTTAAAACGGCAACTTTTAAAAATAGTATGAAGTTTGAACAAGCAGATGTTATTTATTTGCGAGATCTTATGAACACTATAACATTAAAAAACACAAAAATAGTCAATACACCAACGGTTGAATCAATTTCAAGAAAATTATCTGAAATACAAGAAGCTGGCACTAAAGATAAAAAAACGATAGCAAAACAACATGTAAAAAACATTAAAGCTAAACAGTCATCAATTAAGCAAAAAGTGAACCAAAACATTTGCCCAAGATGTGGAGAAGAACTAAAACTTAGAAATGGAAAATACGGCAAGTTCAAAGGATGTAATAATTTTCCGAAATGTAGGTTTGTGGAGAAGGGGGCTTAGACAGGCCATTTGCTGTATTATTGAGTTTTGTTGCGTTATAGCATAAGCATCTCTAAGTAGTAAAGTCTGATAAGGTACGATTCTATTACCCATACTGGAGGGAATTGTATCGTACCTAATCTATTACATACTAATTGTATCTGTCGATTCACTTTTAAACGGTTTGTATTCAATTGTTTTAGCAATTGGACTTTTGTAGTTAATCCACATTTCTACAAGTTCCAATCCATCTATTAGGTCAATGTTCAATCCTTCTGCATAAATCTTAGCATTATTAGTAAAACCTGAAGTTGAAACAACATATGCTTTGGATGCATTTTGTTTAATCATATTAGAATGTATGATTGCAATTGGCTCATAATCAATATCTTGACGTTCACATTTCACTTGTCCTATTACTTTTCCATCCCCTATACCATGCTCTATATCAACTCCAAAATCACCGGAGCTCTTTGTGACAAATGAGTCAAAACCATACTTATGCTTTAATACATCAGCAATAAAGTGTTCAAAATCTAATGGATTACTTTTGAGAAAAGCCGAGGAGTATCGTTTTTCTTCTACTTCATTACAAAATCTTTGATAGAGCCCCAAAGCAATAGTTCTTTTAAACTCATCCTTTAATAATAATTCCTTATTAAAGTGATCTTCTTTTAAACTTTTACTACTTTTCCATTGGTATATTAATAGTCCTGCAAGTATCGCTATAATTAAATATTCCATTAAAATATATCACCTCAGATTTAATCATTATCAATAAAACAGAAAATTATACTAAACAATTGGTAGGGAACACATTTTATTTACTTATGACATAGACCACTTGCTTCCAAAGAACGACACAAAGAAAAGAACAAAAAGAAATAACCCTCAAATAAATTGAAAACGACCTCTTTATAAGCACAATATAAGTACGTTGCCTGCCCCATGCTGCGCTAATATCTTAAAACCGCGGAGTTCAGCCACCGTAATTAAAATCTAATGACGAATTCTTGGTCTTGATTTGTCTTTCTTTGTCGAAAAGAACAAATTTTAGGAGAATGATAGTAAAATAACAATATATGGATTAAAAATAATCGTCGAGACAAACATATCTATATATGATGTAATGGTTCCATAATTAGAAACATACATCATATATAGATGAGTAATTGCGTTACATGGCGTTAGATTCTCAGTTAAACTAAATTAAAAGAAAGGATGTTTGGAGAATGAGAAAATTACCTAGGTACTTATCAACAACTTTCATTGCTATTTTATTTGCAGGTTGGTGGTTGTATGGGATACCACTTATTGTCGGTATAATTCTGTTGTTTGTACGTAATAAAAAAGAAAAAGCAATAAAAAAGGAATGGGAAGAAAGTGGCTTTGACAATTTAGAGGAAGTGAAGTCTCAATATGAAGAAGCGGAAGTAAAATTACAGGATGTAAAAACCACACTAACTAGTAAAGAGCAGGAACTACAGCAATTAAATAAAAAAATCGAGGAAAATAATGAACTAGTAAGTAAAATTAACAACTTTGATAATACTATTTCAAATTATAATGAGCAAATCATTGCACTAACGACAGAACTTTCCGAACTAGAGGAAACAAAAAAACGTTTTATTGATGAAAATGAAAAAGTGTTGCTTCTTAAAGATGAGGCTGTTAAGACAGAAAAACAACTTATCAAACATCAAAAGCTAATTGAAAAGTATAAAGTAGAAATAGAAGGAATCAAGCAACTAGTTGAAAATTTCCCTAATGCAATTAACTACTCATATATAGAGCAACAACTACTGGAGCTTGACAATCAGCTCGAAGACGGTTATCTACATACTATTGTTGAGTTAGACCTTCATCATAAAGCTTCTAAAGAACTTAGAAAAGAAATGAATGGTAACAATAAATTAATTAAGAAATTGTTAAAAGATTATCAATCCCGTTATACATCTAAAGCAAACAGAACAATATACGATTTAATGGTCATAGGCCTTCAAGCAGAACTACAAAACATATTATATACGTTGAGTTATACGAACTTGGATAAAGCACTAAATAATTCTAAAGAGTTAATTGAAAAATATCTTACTATATGCGGAAATGGAAATGCCTCCATACTCCCTACTATTACACGATTCTTAGCAGAACTAGAGCCATTATTCCGAAATGCGATTCAAATCGAATATAAATACCATATTCAAAAGGAAAAAGAAAAAGAGGAACAAAAGCTAATTAAAGAGCAAATGCGTCAAGAAGCGGAAGAACGTCGATTACTTGAGCAAGAGCGGAAAAAGATAGAACTAGAAGGAGAAAAATATTTAGCAGAAATCAATAAGAATAAAGAGTTGCTATCACAAGAGCAAGACCAAGAAAAAATACTGGCATTGCAACTAAGATTAACAGAATTAGAAGAGCAGTTTAGCAATATTGAGGAACAGAAAGAAGAAATCCTGAAGAGAGCCAATGGAAGAGCAGGATATGTTTACGTAATTTCTAACTTAGGTTCATTCGGAGATAGAACATTTAAAATAGGTATGACTCGAAGGTTAAACCCGTTAGACAGAATTGATGAGTTAGGAAATGCATCTGTACCTTTCAGGTTTGACATACATGCAATGGTGTTTAGTGATAATGCAGTTGATTTAGAACAAAAGATTCATAATCACTTAGAAAAAAGCAGGATCAATAAAGTAAATTTAAGAAAAGAATTCTTTAACATTGACGTATTTGAGCTACAAGAAATTGTTCAAGAAATTGATCCTACAGTAGAATTTACCACTACTATGAAAGCGGAAGAATATCGTCAAAGTCTCAGCTTAGTAACAGAAGAACTAGAAACGACTTTATAAATTATCCTTAAAGGTCAACAACCTATAAGATAATGTTACAACGTATTTTGAATTCAGTATCTCTATTCTTAGATGAAAGGCAGAGCATTTTAAATAGTCATTAATACATGGGAATAAATTAAAGTGAATTTTTGAGCTACAGCTTGAATAGGTTTTGGTGTTTAACAACTGTCCATTTAAACAGATGTTAAACACTTTTTTATTTAGCCTAGAAAAACAGTTCAAAAGGACAAAGATTAGCTTGATATGTGACTAATCACCTTCGAATGAAAAAGAAAAATGATTTAGTAAAAGATGTTCAACTCATATTAGGCCGAAATTACCAAAATAGATACCTAGCCTGTAAAATTATGTTGTATAATAGGGAAAAATAAACATTTTTGGAGCGGACAATTATGGCAGTCACAGTACCTGAAACAATAAGATCCACTGCAACAGCTGGAGAACGGCTGTTATTTAGAACGTTAAAAACATACCTACCTGACGACTACATTGTTTACTATGAACCGGAAATACAGGGAAGAAGGCCCGACTTTGTCATTATCGGTCAAGACTTAGGACTTGTTGTTTTAGAAGTAAAAGATTATACAAAAAGTACTCTTTTTCAAGTTAACCATGATGAATGGCATATTGTTGCAACTTCAGGTCAACAAACCATTACAAAAAGCCCATTAAAGCAGGCACGTGAAAATATGTTTCATCTAGTAGATGTTTTGAAGAAAGATAAAAACCTAATACAAACAGATGGAAAATATATGTTTTCATTAAAATTCCCATACGGCCATGGTGTTGTGTTTACAAGAATGAATTCCAAAGATTTTGTTAAAGAAGGACTATATTCCGTAATGGAGCCGACTCTCTGCTTAACTAGAGATGAAATAGATCCAGATAAAGAAGAGTTTTCAGAAGAGGTTTTAATGGAAAAGATCTTAAACATGTTTGTTGTGCCTTTTCGATTAAGAGAGCCGTTATCGTTAGAAGATATTAATTCCATCCGTTATCACCTGTTCCCAGAAGTTAGAATAAGTGCGGAATTTAAGGCCCCAGTTCCGTATCAAGATCAGCTACTTCTATCTTTACATGATATAAAAACGATGGATTTACACCAAGAAAATTTGGCAAAGCAAATAGGCGACAAAAACAGGCTTATTCGTGGAGTAGCAGGTAGTGGGAAAACGTTAATTCTAGCTAGCCGAGCAAAAATGTTAGCAAAAAAGAACCCTGATTGGAAAATATTAATCCTTTGCTATAACATTTCCTTATCCAATTCCATTCAACAGATGATTACGTATATGTTAAACGAGCCTGAAGACCTTTTTGACTTTGACTTTACAGGAAAAAGTGTAGTCAATGAACCTATGAATAAAAATATTATCGTACGTAATTTTCATAGTTGGCTAAAAAATGAATTAAAAATAAGAGAACCGCAAATTCCAGAGATAGTAGAAAAACTTGTTAAAAAGGAAGCCATTTTACCAACATATGATGCAATATTAATTGATGAGGGACAAGACTTTGAGTCTGATTGGTTAAAACTTGTTAGTTTATTAATAAACGAAGATACACAATCGCTATTATTAGTAGAAGACAGAGCACAAACTATTTATAAAAGAAAGCGATCTTATGTACAAGATACTGGACTAAGCTTCCAAGGACGATCGAAAGTTTTATCCATTAACTATCGAAATACAGCCCAAATAGTCAAATTCGCTTGGGACTTTTATCAGTCAAAATCTGCTTTTAAAAAGAAGGTCGTGAACCGTGAACTAGAAGGAGAAATCATCGCTCCTCAAAGTACAAAAAGAAAAGGCCCAGAACCAGCTATCTTAAAGTCGACTAGCTTTTATAATGAAATGCGAATCGTTTCAAGGCAGATCAAGAAATTGCACGAAGAAAAAAACGTCCCATTAGACGAAATGCTCATTCTTTACCGTGTAAAAAGAACACATAAACTACCAATCATCGATATCATTACACGTAGCCTTTCATCTGAGGGCTTACCATACTATTGGATTACAGAAAACGACCAATCGAAACGATCCTTTGAAAAAGAAGATGGAAAAGTAAAAATAAGTACGATCGATAGTAGTAAAGGTTTAGACTACCAAACAGTATTCATCGTGAACGTTGACTCTATGCCTTTCCCATTAGAAGAAGACAAAGAACGCGAAGCATCTCTTCTATACATAGGAATGACAAGGGCGAAACAATACTTGTGCTTGTCTTATTCCGGTGAATCGGAGTTTACAGAGTATTTTGATAGAGTAGTTGAGGAGAGAGTAGAGAAGAAGTTAGAAGAGAAAAGAAGCTAACATATTTGGGGAGGTAATGATTATGGAAAATAACACTGAGAGATTAATAGAGTCTAAAAAGATGATAAAACTATTAGCAAACGGTATTAATCCATTAGACCATACTCCTGTAAGGGAATCATGCTTATTAAATGATCCACGAATAATAAGACAGCTGTTCTTTTTATCCGAATACCTGGAGAATGATGTGACTACTAAAAAAAGTACCAAAAGAAAGCCTTCAACTTTTATTATCTCAAAAGAAGAGAAGGATCAAGTTGAGCTACCAGTAGGACTCATTGGAATAAATGAATTTGCACAAGCAATCAATAAAGTAATTAATCTAGATGTTAGTAAAAAGCTAAACGGTGCTGTGATTAATAGAAAATTAAGATCAATGGGTATTCTCTCAGTAGAGACCGTAGACAATGGAAAGAAACGTACCGTACCAAACGATAAATCAGCTGGATACGGTATTGAATCCATTACAAAACACTATAATAACGAGCAATACCAACAAGTTGTTTTTAATGATATAGGAAAGAAATTCTTATTAGATAATATTGAAAGCATTTTGAGTTATAAATAAAGATTAGTATTTTTATGAATTGTTACGACCAATTAATTGAAACATGAATATCAACTTCATTTAAGAACCGATACAATTAATGTAAGGCAGAGTCTCCAGTCCTGGAACTCTGCTTTATTTTCATATTTGACATTAACTAGTAACTTCCAATTCCACTCATTCAAAAATATGGTAATATAGTAATGGAAAATACTTAATCGAAACCAACACTTATATAAAAAAATATTGCATTTAAATATACGGAGGTACCCAAATGAACAAATTCTGGCACTTCCCAGCCGCCACAGGTGGAATGATTAATTCCATCAATAACGCTGGACTAGAAACATTTAGAGGAAACGCGTTAGATTCCTTAACAAGAGAAATATGTCAAAATTCTTTAGATGCTGTAAAAGATTCCACAAAACCAGTAGTAGTAGAATTTAATAGATTCGTAGCAGACATGAATTGTTTTCCAGAACGTGAGCAATTACATGCAGTATTTCTCCAAAGTAGGGAAACATGGAGAAATCGAAATAAAAAAAGCGAAGACTTTATTGAAAACGCTCTGGATATAATTGATAGAAGGCAACTAAGTATGTTGCGTATTAGTGATTTTAATACGAAAGGGTTAGAAGGAGCGAAGGAAGGAGAACTAGG is drawn from Bacillus alkalisoli and contains these coding sequences:
- a CDS encoding helix-turn-helix domain-containing protein, with the translated sequence MRKTTILGETIGESIREIRKAQKRTIEELADAAGINDKFLGEIERGEKEASVMTIMKIARGLDLKDPLELLINAVKKVFPTIKKGNQGEE
- a CDS encoding NERD domain-containing protein; this encodes MMEMYIFPILVIGLIIWVKKNQSKWYGAIGERRVRKEIEKLERRYPGTYHSYHDLYIPISDGTYSQIDHLIISEYGLFVLETKFYDGWIFGSENQKNWTQVIYKRKEKFLNPIWQNKGHIRALKELLGEEGENIPTHSIIVFFKTATFKNSMKFEQADVIYLRDLMNTITLKNTKIVNTPTVESISRKLSEIQEAGTKDKKTIAKQHVKNIKAKQSSIKQKVNQNICPRCGEELKLRNGKYGKFKGCNNFPKCRFVEKGA
- a CDS encoding restriction endonuclease, whose product is MEYLIIAILAGLLIYQWKSSKSLKEDHFNKELLLKDEFKRTIALGLYQRFCNEVEEKRYSSAFLKSNPLDFEHFIADVLKHKYGFDSFVTKSSGDFGVDIEHGIGDGKVIGQVKCERQDIDYEPIAIIHSNMIKQNASKAYVVSTSGFTNNAKIYAEGLNIDLIDGLELVEMWINYKSPIAKTIEYKPFKSESTDTISM
- a CDS encoding GIY-YIG nuclease family protein: MRKLPRYLSTTFIAILFAGWWLYGIPLIVGIILLFVRNKKEKAIKKEWEESGFDNLEEVKSQYEEAEVKLQDVKTTLTSKEQELQQLNKKIEENNELVSKINNFDNTISNYNEQIIALTTELSELEETKKRFIDENEKVLLLKDEAVKTEKQLIKHQKLIEKYKVEIEGIKQLVENFPNAINYSYIEQQLLELDNQLEDGYLHTIVELDLHHKASKELRKEMNGNNKLIKKLLKDYQSRYTSKANRTIYDLMVIGLQAELQNILYTLSYTNLDKALNNSKELIEKYLTICGNGNASILPTITRFLAELEPLFRNAIQIEYKYHIQKEKEKEEQKLIKEQMRQEAEERRLLEQERKKIELEGEKYLAEINKNKELLSQEQDQEKILALQLRLTELEEQFSNIEEQKEEILKRANGRAGYVYVISNLGSFGDRTFKIGMTRRLNPLDRIDELGNASVPFRFDIHAMVFSDNAVDLEQKIHNHLEKSRINKVNLRKEFFNIDVFELQEIVQEIDPTVEFTTTMKAEEYRQSLSLVTEELETTL
- a CDS encoding 3'-5' exonuclease, whose amino-acid sequence is MAVTVPETIRSTATAGERLLFRTLKTYLPDDYIVYYEPEIQGRRPDFVIIGQDLGLVVLEVKDYTKSTLFQVNHDEWHIVATSGQQTITKSPLKQARENMFHLVDVLKKDKNLIQTDGKYMFSLKFPYGHGVVFTRMNSKDFVKEGLYSVMEPTLCLTRDEIDPDKEEFSEEVLMEKILNMFVVPFRLREPLSLEDINSIRYHLFPEVRISAEFKAPVPYQDQLLLSLHDIKTMDLHQENLAKQIGDKNRLIRGVAGSGKTLILASRAKMLAKKNPDWKILILCYNISLSNSIQQMITYMLNEPEDLFDFDFTGKSVVNEPMNKNIIVRNFHSWLKNELKIREPQIPEIVEKLVKKEAILPTYDAILIDEGQDFESDWLKLVSLLINEDTQSLLLVEDRAQTIYKRKRSYVQDTGLSFQGRSKVLSINYRNTAQIVKFAWDFYQSKSAFKKKVVNRELEGEIIAPQSTKRKGPEPAILKSTSFYNEMRIVSRQIKKLHEEKNVPLDEMLILYRVKRTHKLPIIDIITRSLSSEGLPYYWITENDQSKRSFEKEDGKVKISTIDSSKGLDYQTVFIVNVDSMPFPLEEDKEREASLLYIGMTRAKQYLCLSYSGESEFTEYFDRVVEERVEKKLEEKRS